A stretch of the Streptomyces sp. NBC_00078 genome encodes the following:
- a CDS encoding MFS transporter, protein MILSHHARRAERLLVPAAFATALGNNVQLIVGALLMIREQRTMMAVGWLFIAVAGPQALLSPFFGRLADRFDRRALWIGCDVTSAAPALGLPLWLARGGAPGSGIYSANMALAVVGALFFPASSALIKERIPADRLRRFNARYEMGTQAGMLLSAAIGGLCVQTFGAVPLLVFNAGTFMVSALCVAAVGRRPDRMPTATVAWEQPPARAATRGPLRMRRFILLYAQGSVVVTVFNALLPTAVIGELHLGAGTFGAVDALGCLGFLGAAGAYRIVSRRSADLRIAVVGFLLCDVCLVLQSQFGIAGYVVGVPLGAFFFGQARIASRTMLMASADEASVGRAFGLANGGGLAATVGVMFLVAMVTDHSHTRYGFALLATLALLTTLSAGLLLRPPPPAGPDVSAGRYRSSTAAAVSAILQRSSPGGEHLDARPQ, encoded by the coding sequence ATGATCCTCAGCCACCACGCCCGCCGCGCCGAGCGGCTGCTTGTGCCCGCTGCTTTCGCCACCGCTCTCGGCAACAATGTCCAGCTCATCGTCGGGGCGCTGCTCATGATCAGGGAGCAGCGGACCATGATGGCTGTCGGCTGGCTGTTCATCGCCGTCGCCGGGCCACAGGCGCTGCTGTCGCCGTTCTTCGGCCGGCTGGCCGACCGCTTCGACCGGCGAGCCCTGTGGATCGGCTGCGATGTCACCAGCGCGGCGCCGGCCCTCGGGCTACCGCTGTGGCTGGCCCGCGGTGGTGCCCCGGGATCCGGAATCTACAGCGCCAATATGGCGCTCGCCGTGGTCGGTGCCCTGTTCTTCCCGGCCAGCTCCGCGCTGATCAAGGAACGCATTCCGGCGGACAGGCTGCGGCGGTTCAACGCCCGCTACGAGATGGGGACCCAGGCAGGGATGCTGCTGTCGGCGGCTATCGGCGGCCTGTGCGTCCAGACGTTCGGTGCCGTGCCGCTGCTGGTGTTCAACGCCGGAACTTTCATGGTCTCGGCGCTCTGCGTCGCTGCGGTGGGACGTCGCCCGGACCGGATGCCGACGGCCACCGTCGCCTGGGAGCAGCCGCCTGCCCGGGCGGCTACGCGTGGGCCGCTGCGGATGCGCCGCTTCATCCTGCTCTACGCCCAGGGGAGCGTGGTCGTCACGGTCTTCAACGCTCTGCTGCCCACCGCCGTGATCGGTGAACTCCACTTGGGCGCAGGGACGTTCGGTGCCGTGGACGCCCTCGGGTGCCTCGGTTTCCTGGGGGCCGCCGGTGCCTACCGGATCGTCAGCAGACGCAGTGCGGACCTTCGCATCGCCGTCGTTGGCTTTCTGCTCTGCGATGTCTGCCTGGTGCTGCAGAGCCAGTTCGGGATCGCCGGATACGTCGTCGGGGTGCCACTGGGTGCGTTCTTCTTCGGGCAGGCCCGGATCGCCTCCCGCACCATGCTGATGGCCTCGGCCGACGAAGCCTCGGTGGGCAGGGCCTTCGGGCTGGCGAATGGTGGCGGGCTGGCGGCCACGGTCGGGGTGATGTTCCTGGTCGCGATGGTCACCGACCACAGTCACACGCGCTACGGCTTTGCACTCCTTGCCACCCTTGCGCTGCTGACGACCCTGTCCGCCGGACTGCTGCTGAGGCCGCCGCCCCCCGCCGGGCCTGATGTGTCCGCTGGCCGGTATCGGTCGAGCACGGCCGCAGCCGTCTCCGCGATCTTGCAGCGTAGCTCCCCGGGGGGCGAGCACCTCGATGCCCGGCCCCAGTGA
- a CDS encoding alpha-L-fucosidase, whose protein sequence is MPESISRRSVLAGMAAMTVAATVGSAALATPAYAATAPTPLPLPPLRIPQVDLGLEQQPDSKIQWLMDAKLGMFIHWGPYAGPARGEWWMHNGPVTPENYKKYVTDATSEQFTADAYDPAAWAQLAKDFGAKYTTLTTRHHDGFALWPLNHPNAWSSGQAPLSRDFVKDYVSAVRAAGLKVGLYYSPIDWRYPGYYDVTGTNCASNPWGYTTDPAHKENARIMKTEVYESIKELVTQYGVIDDLWWDGGWIAEKGTDADGAFFWESGQYRDTANQWPVDAAYGETDASGKPLGLMGMVRKHQPDIVATSRSGWKGDYESDEGPSVPSGAIRTGRLVEKVFTVGGAWGYTNSPSMAYGTAMNILVNCWIRNMTAMVNVGPDRHGTVPSGQASLLRQIGTFMTACGQSIYGTRGGPWNPVDGQYGFTYKDNTFYVHLLPGYSGTTFTTLPIGDAQVARVFDVRSGAGLTYSVASDGRVTINGIDRTTHPQDSVVGITLDRSVQPADITAGKTATADSEETSKGNTAAKALDGSTATRWCANDGQTGHWLKVDLGSTRSLTGTRIAWELDGRNYRYKIEGSTDNSTWTMLADNTATTSTSQIQTVVFRTQARYVRVTVTGLPSATYASIRNLEVYDRPFTADLGTHKLINRNSGKALDVADASTADGAPLIQWPYGGGTNQQWKLLPNADGSFRLSNVKSGKLLQSPNSTQGATLTQGIDNGDNAQWWKLVPSTTSGYYRLVNVHTGWCADVDSGSTADHADIIQWPIAGGANQDWQIVSL, encoded by the coding sequence TTCTCGCCGGAATGGCGGCCATGACGGTGGCCGCCACGGTCGGCTCCGCCGCACTGGCGACGCCCGCGTACGCGGCGACTGCCCCCACCCCCCTGCCGCTGCCTCCGCTGCGGATCCCCCAGGTCGACCTGGGTCTCGAGCAGCAGCCGGACTCCAAGATCCAGTGGCTGATGGACGCCAAGCTGGGCATGTTCATCCACTGGGGGCCGTACGCGGGCCCGGCCAGGGGTGAGTGGTGGATGCACAACGGGCCTGTTACGCCGGAGAACTACAAGAAGTACGTCACCGACGCCACGAGTGAGCAGTTCACTGCGGACGCGTACGACCCCGCAGCGTGGGCGCAGTTGGCGAAGGACTTCGGCGCGAAGTACACGACTCTGACCACCCGTCACCACGACGGCTTCGCACTGTGGCCGCTCAACCACCCCAACGCCTGGAGCTCGGGGCAGGCGCCGCTCAGCCGTGACTTCGTCAAGGACTACGTGTCGGCGGTACGGGCGGCCGGACTGAAGGTGGGCCTGTATTACTCGCCGATCGACTGGCGCTACCCCGGCTACTACGACGTCACCGGCACCAACTGCGCGTCCAACCCCTGGGGTTACACCACCGATCCCGCGCACAAGGAGAACGCGCGGATCATGAAAACGGAGGTGTACGAGTCCATCAAGGAACTCGTCACCCAGTACGGCGTCATCGACGACCTGTGGTGGGACGGCGGCTGGATCGCGGAGAAGGGCACGGACGCGGACGGCGCGTTCTTCTGGGAATCCGGCCAGTACCGCGACACGGCCAACCAGTGGCCGGTGGACGCCGCATACGGCGAGACCGACGCGTCCGGCAAGCCGCTCGGACTCATGGGCATGGTCCGCAAGCACCAGCCCGACATCGTCGCCACCTCACGCTCCGGCTGGAAGGGCGACTACGAGAGCGACGAAGGCCCCTCGGTCCCGAGCGGGGCGATCCGTACGGGCCGACTCGTCGAGAAGGTGTTCACCGTCGGCGGCGCCTGGGGATACACCAACTCCCCTAGCATGGCCTACGGCACCGCCATGAACATCCTGGTCAACTGCTGGATCCGGAACATGACCGCGATGGTCAACGTCGGCCCCGACCGGCACGGCACCGTGCCTTCGGGCCAGGCGAGCCTGCTGCGCCAGATCGGCACCTTCATGACCGCCTGCGGCCAGTCGATCTACGGCACCCGCGGCGGCCCCTGGAACCCGGTCGACGGCCAGTACGGCTTCACCTACAAGGACAACACCTTCTACGTCCACCTGCTGCCCGGCTACAGCGGCACCACCTTCACCACCCTCCCCATCGGCGACGCCCAGGTCGCCCGCGTCTTCGACGTACGCTCCGGGGCCGGCCTGACCTACTCGGTGGCGAGCGACGGCCGGGTCACGATCAACGGCATCGACCGCACCACCCACCCCCAGGACAGCGTCGTCGGCATCACCCTGGACCGCTCCGTGCAGCCGGCCGACATCACCGCCGGCAAGACGGCGACGGCGGACAGCGAGGAGACCTCCAAGGGCAACACCGCCGCCAAGGCCCTCGACGGCTCCACCGCCACCCGCTGGTGCGCCAACGACGGCCAGACCGGCCACTGGCTCAAGGTCGACCTCGGCTCCACCCGCTCGCTGACCGGCACCCGTATCGCCTGGGAGTTGGACGGACGGAACTACCGTTACAAGATCGAGGGTTCCACCGACAACAGCACTTGGACCATGCTCGCCGACAACACTGCCACCACCAGCACCAGCCAGATCCAGACGGTGGTGTTCCGGACGCAGGCACGCTACGTCCGCGTCACCGTCACCGGTCTGCCTTCCGCCACATACGCGTCCATCCGCAACCTAGAGGTCTACGACCGGCCCTTCACCGCGGACCTGGGCACGCACAAGCTCATCAACCGCAACAGCGGCAAGGCGCTGGACGTCGCCGACGCCTCCACCGCCGACGGCGCCCCGCTCATCCAGTGGCCCTATGGCGGCGGGACCAACCAGCAGTGGAAGCTCCTGCCGAACGCCGACGGCTCCTTCCGGCTGTCCAACGTCAAGAGCGGCAAGCTCCTGCAGAGCCCCAACTCCACCCAGGGCGCAACCCTGACCCAGGGAATCGACAACGGTGACAACGCGCAGTGGTGGAAACTGGTCCCCTCCACCACCAGTGGCTACTACCGGCTCGTCAACGTCCACACCGGATGGTGCGCCGACGTAGACAGCGGATCGACCGCCGACCACGCCGACATCATCCAATGGCCCATCGCCGGCGGTGCCAACCAGGACTGGCAGATCGTCAGTCTCTGA